One window of the Lysobacter sp. S4-A87 genome contains the following:
- the hfq gene encoding RNA chaperone Hfq: protein MSKGQSLQDPFLNALRRERVPVSVYLVNGIKLQGTIESFDQFVVLLRNTVSQMVYKHAISTVVPARNVRVGPGGGYVQSSEGDGEGHADETE, encoded by the coding sequence ATGTCCAAGGGACAATCTTTGCAGGATCCTTTCCTGAATGCGCTGCGCCGCGAACGCGTGCCGGTTTCGGTTTACCTGGTCAACGGCATCAAGCTGCAGGGCACCATCGAGTCGTTCGACCAGTTCGTGGTCCTGTTGCGCAACACCGTGAGCCAGATGGTCTACAAGCACGCGATCTCCACCGTCGTGCCGGCGCGCAATGTCCGCGTCGGGCCGGGCGGCGGCTACGTGCAGTCCTCCGAGGGCGATGGCGAAGGCCACGCCGACGAGACCGAATAA